One Azospirillum brasilense DNA segment encodes these proteins:
- a CDS encoding AMP-binding protein, which translates to MTHNLYSLLLKPGAPSDARVALRTDTGRTDRGRTWTYADLWRTAGRMAHLLDEAGVGPGNRVAVQVAKSPEAVCLYLAVLQLGAIYLPLNTAYTLAELRYFLDDAEPTVFVGQTPVVGDLVPPAGCRTFTLDPDGEGTVMAACRGRPPWERVAEVGPDEVAAILYTSGTTGRPKGAMISHGNLAFGTRTLNALWGISEADVLLHALPIFHAHGLFIALNSMLYAGASSVFLPKFTPDAVIEHLPHSTVFMGVPTLYTRLLADPRLARERCGTMRLFTCGSAPLSREIFEAFEARTGHRILERYGMTETTIIASNPLDGERLPGTVGYPLPGLEVRVVDAAGQPQPAGTVGGLELRGPNVFKGYWRMPEKTAAEFRPDSFFMTGDLARAAPDGRLTLVSRAKEIIISGGYNVYPREVEIVLNRIDGVGETAVFGVPHPDFGEGVVAAVERQPGGEPLDPASILARAARELAGYKLPKAVIVQDALPRNAMGKILKNELSSQHKDVFRKRDATG; encoded by the coding sequence ATGACGCACAATCTTTACAGCCTGCTTTTGAAACCCGGAGCACCGTCCGACGCGCGGGTGGCCCTGCGAACCGATACGGGGCGAACCGACAGGGGGCGGACCTGGACCTACGCGGACCTGTGGCGAACCGCCGGACGCATGGCACACCTCCTTGACGAGGCCGGCGTCGGTCCGGGAAACCGGGTCGCCGTGCAGGTGGCGAAGTCGCCCGAGGCGGTGTGCCTTTATCTCGCCGTCCTGCAACTCGGGGCCATCTACCTGCCGCTCAACACGGCCTACACGCTGGCCGAACTGCGCTACTTTCTCGACGACGCGGAACCCACGGTGTTCGTCGGGCAGACTCCGGTCGTGGGCGATCTGGTGCCACCGGCTGGGTGCCGAACCTTCACGCTCGATCCGGACGGCGAAGGAACCGTGATGGCGGCGTGCCGCGGACGGCCACCCTGGGAGCGTGTCGCCGAGGTGGGTCCCGACGAGGTGGCGGCGATCCTCTACACCTCCGGAACGACGGGGCGCCCCAAGGGCGCCATGATCTCCCACGGCAATCTGGCCTTTGGCACCCGCACACTGAACGCGCTTTGGGGCATCTCCGAAGCCGATGTGCTGTTGCATGCCCTGCCCATTTTCCACGCACACGGCCTGTTCATCGCCTTGAACTCGATGCTGTATGCGGGCGCGTCCTCTGTTTTCCTTCCCAAGTTCACGCCCGACGCCGTGATCGAGCATCTGCCGCACAGCACCGTGTTCATGGGCGTCCCGACGCTCTACACGCGCCTCCTGGCCGACCCGCGGCTCGCCAGGGAGCGCTGCGGAACCATGCGCCTGTTCACCTGCGGCTCGGCTCCTCTGTCACGGGAAATCTTCGAGGCGTTCGAGGCTCGCACCGGGCATCGGATTCTCGAACGCTACGGCATGACGGAAACCACGATCATTGCCTCCAATCCTCTCGACGGCGAGCGTCTGCCCGGCACGGTCGGCTACCCCCTGCCGGGGCTGGAGGTCCGGGTTGTGGACGCCGCCGGACAGCCGCAGCCTGCGGGCACGGTCGGCGGCCTCGAACTGCGCGGTCCGAACGTGTTCAAGGGCTATTGGCGGATGCCGGAAAAAACGGCGGCGGAATTCCGGCCGGACAGCTTCTTCATGACGGGGGATCTGGCGCGCGCCGCGCCGGACGGCCGTCTCACGCTGGTCAGCCGCGCGAAGGAGATCATCATTTCCGGCGGCTACAATGTTTATCCGCGCGAGGTGGAGATCGTGCTCAACCGCATCGATGGGGTGGGCGAGACCGCGGTCTTCGGCGTTCCCCACCCCGATTTCGGCGAGGGCGTGGTGGCCGCCGTCGAGCGCCAACCGGGCGGCGAGCCGCTCGATCCAGCCTCCATTCTCGCACGGGCGGCGCGCGAACTCGCCGGATACAAGCTGCCCAAGGCCGTGATCGTCCAGGATGCCCTGCCCCGGAACGCCATGGGAAAGATTCTAAAGAACGAACTCAGTTCGCAGCACAAGGACGTGTTCAGGAAGCGAGACGCGACCGGTTGA
- the nirK gene encoding copper-containing nitrite reductase, which produces MKTKTFLATVSAAALIALSGIGAASATTLYAEPKVKEPAVDIVQDPAAVPAPEAAGTRAPKTHNVVLTTTEVEARLDDGTTYTYWTFNNKVPGPMVRVRVGDTVNVSMTNAPGSVMNHSIDFHAATGFLGGGQITQAEPGQTKEFSFKAMAPGVYVYHCATPMVAQHIAKGMFGLIVVEPEGGLPKVDKEFYVMQQEIYATKAKNLPAAEDDYDGLVNEKPGYLVFNGAVGGLVKDKPLKASVGETVRIWFGVGGPNFTSSFHVIGEIFDRVHNLGALDTPPLKNVQTVTVAPGGATMVEFKVDYPGKYALVDHALSRATKGLIGILEVDGKADDSVILDKSGDSRKQLGEMKH; this is translated from the coding sequence ATGAAAACCAAGACCTTCCTCGCCACCGTCAGCGCCGCCGCCCTCATCGCCCTGTCGGGGATCGGCGCCGCATCGGCCACCACGCTGTACGCCGAGCCGAAGGTCAAGGAGCCGGCGGTCGACATCGTCCAGGACCCCGCGGCGGTCCCGGCGCCGGAAGCGGCGGGCACGCGCGCGCCCAAGACCCACAATGTCGTGCTGACCACGACCGAGGTCGAAGCCAGGCTGGATGACGGCACGACCTACACCTACTGGACGTTCAACAACAAGGTTCCCGGCCCGATGGTCCGCGTCCGTGTCGGCGACACGGTGAACGTGTCCATGACGAACGCGCCCGGGTCGGTCATGAACCATTCCATTGATTTCCACGCGGCCACCGGTTTCCTCGGCGGCGGACAGATCACCCAGGCGGAGCCGGGCCAGACCAAGGAATTCTCGTTCAAGGCGATGGCGCCGGGCGTCTACGTCTATCACTGCGCCACGCCGATGGTCGCTCAGCACATCGCCAAGGGCATGTTCGGCCTGATCGTGGTGGAGCCCGAAGGCGGCCTGCCGAAGGTCGACAAGGAATTCTATGTGATGCAGCAGGAGATCTACGCCACCAAGGCGAAGAACCTGCCGGCGGCGGAGGATGACTACGACGGCTTGGTCAACGAGAAGCCCGGCTATCTGGTGTTCAACGGCGCCGTGGGTGGGCTGGTGAAGGACAAGCCGCTGAAGGCCAGTGTGGGCGAAACCGTGCGCATCTGGTTCGGTGTCGGTGGGCCGAACTTCACCTCGTCGTTCCATGTCATCGGCGAGATCTTCGATCGCGTCCACAATCTCGGTGCCCTGGACACGCCGCCGCTGAAGAATGTCCAGACGGTCACGGTGGCGCCGGGCGGGGCGACGATGGTGGAGTTCAAGGTCGACTATCCGGGCAAGTACGCCTTGGTCGACCACGCTCTGAGCCGCGCCACCAAGGGGCTCATCGGCATTCTGGAAGTCGATGGCAAGGCGGACGACAGCGTCATCCTCGACAAGAGCGGCGACTCCCGCAAGCAGCTCGGTGAGATGAAGCATTGA
- a CDS encoding group III truncated hemoglobin, translating to MNAAPHRTHRDIVIAERVAATGIDEAMIRTLVHAFYGKVRADATLGPVFDRTITDWEPHLRTMEDFWSSVALLSGRYHGRPMPLHANLDIGPAQFDRWLSLFSDTAAEVCPPAAAAFFTDRARNIARSLLTGLYWSCDKSKRNSKKQGIALSSNS from the coding sequence ATGAACGCCGCACCCCACCGCACGCACCGGGACATCGTCATCGCCGAACGCGTCGCTGCAACCGGCATCGACGAAGCGATGATCCGGACGCTCGTCCATGCCTTCTACGGAAAGGTTCGAGCCGACGCGACGCTGGGGCCGGTGTTCGACCGGACCATCACCGACTGGGAGCCGCATCTGCGCACCATGGAGGATTTCTGGTCGTCGGTCGCCCTGCTTTCGGGCCGCTACCACGGCCGTCCGATGCCGCTGCATGCCAACCTAGACATCGGGCCGGCGCAGTTTGACCGTTGGCTGTCGCTGTTCTCCGACACAGCCGCCGAGGTCTGCCCGCCCGCCGCCGCCGCTTTTTTCACCGACCGCGCGCGCAACATCGCGCGCAGCCTGCTCACCGGGCTTTATTGGAGTTGTGACAAAAGCAAGAGAAATTCGAAAAAACAGGGCATTGCCCTTTCTTCAAATTCTTGA
- a CDS encoding alternative oxidase, whose translation MKPLILTTHHTPRDLSDRIALGFTKALRLLADTFFAKRYGHRAIVLETVAAVPGMVGATLQHLRCLRRMQHDQGWIHTLLDEAENERMHLMTFIEVAKPNWLERVLILLTQGAFYNAFFLLYLISPKTAHRVVGYFEEEAVVSYTGYLAEIDAGRHANPPAPRLAIDYWKLPEAATLRDVVLAVRNDEANHRDVNHGFADTLAGQPSADVDRRDESRKAA comes from the coding sequence ATGAAGCCTCTCATCCTCACCACGCATCACACGCCGCGCGACCTCAGTGACCGCATCGCGCTGGGCTTCACCAAGGCACTGCGCCTGCTGGCCGACACCTTTTTCGCCAAACGCTACGGCCATCGCGCCATCGTGCTGGAAACGGTTGCGGCGGTTCCGGGCATGGTCGGCGCGACGTTGCAGCATCTGCGCTGCCTGCGCCGCATGCAGCACGACCAGGGCTGGATTCACACCCTGCTCGACGAGGCGGAGAACGAACGCATGCACCTGATGACCTTCATCGAGGTGGCGAAACCGAACTGGCTGGAACGCGTCCTGATCCTGCTGACCCAGGGTGCCTTCTACAACGCCTTCTTCCTGCTGTACCTGATCTCGCCGAAGACGGCCCACCGCGTGGTCGGCTATTTCGAAGAGGAAGCGGTCGTCAGCTACACCGGCTATCTCGCCGAGATCGACGCCGGCCGGCACGCGAACCCGCCGGCCCCGCGCCTCGCCATCGATTACTGGAAGCTTCCGGAAGCCGCGACCTTGCGCGATGTCGTACTCGCCGTCCGCAACGACGAGGCCAACCATCGCGACGTGAACCACGGCTTCGCCGACACGCTGGCGGGCCAGCCGTCCGCCGACGTGGACCGCCGCGACGAGTCGCGCAAGGCTGCTTGA
- a CDS encoding RrF2 family transcriptional regulator, with protein MAHLTVSVEYGIHCLLWLVSSGNQPLSSRDLAELQGISPSFLAKIFPKLEKAGLVMASEGVRGGYRLAKAPEDITFLDIVDAIEGDKPLFDCQEIRGRCAVFGQRPPSWATSGVCAVHAVMIRAEKAMRAVLAQETLANVANTFGRKAPAEFSDEIANWIQERFSARTTARTSRSS; from the coding sequence ATGGCACATCTCACCGTCAGCGTTGAGTACGGCATTCACTGCCTCCTCTGGCTGGTCTCATCGGGTAACCAGCCACTGAGCAGCCGTGACCTGGCCGAACTGCAGGGCATCTCACCGTCTTTTCTGGCCAAGATTTTCCCGAAGCTTGAAAAGGCCGGACTCGTCATGGCTAGCGAAGGCGTGCGCGGCGGCTATCGACTCGCCAAAGCGCCGGAAGACATCACCTTTCTGGACATTGTCGATGCGATCGAAGGCGACAAGCCGCTTTTCGATTGCCAGGAAATCCGCGGTCGCTGTGCAGTGTTCGGCCAGCGACCGCCCTCCTGGGCGACATCCGGTGTCTGTGCGGTCCATGCGGTGATGATTCGCGCGGAAAAGGCGATGCGGGCCGTACTGGCCCAAGAGACGCTTGCCAACGTTGCCAACACATTCGGCCGGAAGGCCCCGGCAGAGTTCTCCGACGAAATCGCCAACTGGATTCAGGAGCGGTTCAGCGCCCGGACCACAGCACGCACATCGCGATCCAGCTGA
- a CDS encoding cupin domain-containing protein produces MKRFLAPLLVATLPFATALADTPQPKNAKVTLVYEHALPDVPGKSVKGVLVEYGPGGSSPAHTHAKSALIYATVLEGAIRSKVNDGPAKTYRVGENFTELPGDHHGVSANASDTKPAKLLAVFVVDTADTELTTPDKK; encoded by the coding sequence ATGAAACGCTTTCTCGCCCCCTTGCTGGTCGCGACCCTGCCGTTCGCCACGGCTCTCGCGGATACTCCCCAGCCGAAAAATGCCAAGGTGACTTTGGTCTACGAACACGCACTGCCCGACGTGCCCGGCAAGAGCGTCAAGGGCGTGCTGGTCGAATATGGTCCGGGCGGCTCTTCACCTGCCCATACCCATGCGAAGTCGGCGCTCATCTACGCCACCGTGCTGGAAGGGGCGATCCGCAGCAAGGTCAATGACGGCCCGGCCAAAACCTATCGTGTCGGCGAGAACTTCACCGAACTGCCGGGCGACCATCATGGGGTCAGCGCCAACGCCAGCGACACCAAGCCGGCGAAACTCCTTGCGGTCTTCGTTGTGGACACCGCTGATACGGAGTTGACCACGCCGGACAAGAAGTGA
- a CDS encoding SDR family oxidoreductase: MKIVVIGGTGLIGSKLVAILSASGHEVVAASPSKGVNTITGEGLAGALNGAAVVVDVSNVPSFDEGVVTDFFRTSGGNLAAVEAKAGVRHHVALSIVGTDRVADLGYFRAKVEQERLIAQSGIPYTVVRATQFLEFLAGIADGHADGDTVRLAPVQFQPIAADDVAAVLAETALAQPLNGLIDIAGPDRGPFADIVGRYLTAVGDRRTAVSDPAARYFGGRVTEFSLVPTGPARLGQINLTDWLNRSKAGV, from the coding sequence ATGAAAATCGTCGTCATCGGTGGAACGGGACTGATCGGTTCCAAGCTTGTCGCCATCCTGAGCGCCAGCGGCCATGAGGTCGTGGCCGCTTCGCCCAGCAAGGGCGTGAACACCATCACCGGCGAAGGATTGGCCGGTGCGCTGAACGGCGCTGCGGTCGTTGTCGACGTGTCCAATGTCCCGTCCTTCGACGAAGGGGTCGTGACCGACTTCTTCCGGACCTCCGGCGGCAATCTGGCCGCGGTCGAGGCGAAGGCCGGTGTCCGCCACCATGTCGCCCTGTCGATCGTCGGTACCGACCGCGTCGCCGACCTTGGCTATTTCCGTGCCAAGGTGGAACAGGAACGGCTGATCGCGCAGTCCGGCATTCCCTACACCGTTGTCCGCGCCACCCAGTTCCTGGAATTCCTCGCCGGCATCGCCGACGGCCATGCCGACGGCGACACGGTGCGGCTGGCGCCGGTGCAGTTCCAGCCGATTGCCGCGGACGATGTGGCGGCCGTCCTGGCAGAGACCGCCCTGGCGCAGCCGCTCAACGGCCTCATCGACATTGCCGGCCCGGACCGCGGCCCCTTCGCCGACATCGTCGGCCGTTATCTGACGGCGGTGGGCGACCGCCGCACCGCTGTCAGCGATCCGGCAGCCCGCTATTTCGGCGGCCGCGTCACCGAGTTTTCCCTGGTCCCCACCGGCCCGGCCCGCCTCGGCCAGATCAACCTGACTGACTGGCTCAATCGGTCCAAGGCCGGCGTCTGA
- a CDS encoding LysR family transcriptional regulator, translated as MDRLTSLTAFVRVVECGGFSAAARRLNLSVTMVSNHVQALEDRLAVRLLNRTTRRVSLTDAGRAYYDRCVTILADLEAADELAVALNATPRGTLRLHIGTHLARFIAPVIGDFVTRYPAISVELTIGEASVDIVDEGFDLAVHPLQPQNTSLICRRLTPWRHVLCAAPAYLEKHGIPQNLEDLANHNCLRYSHYPFGNEWRFIGPDQSGVSARVSGNLVTNSAETLLLVALSGEGLLLLPSFIVLDDLRNGALCRLLPDHRPVEFAINAIYPHRDHLSTKVRTFIDLLAVHFARHREWLNPFDPTSARSEAGPDGVTLHQD; from the coding sequence GTGGACCGGCTGACGAGCCTGACGGCCTTTGTGCGGGTGGTGGAGTGCGGCGGCTTCTCCGCGGCGGCGCGGCGGCTGAACCTGTCCGTCACCATGGTGAGCAACCATGTCCAGGCGCTGGAGGACCGGTTGGCGGTCCGCCTGCTGAACCGGACCACGCGGCGGGTCAGCCTGACCGACGCCGGCCGCGCCTATTACGACCGCTGCGTCACTATCCTCGCCGATCTGGAAGCCGCGGACGAGCTGGCGGTGGCGCTGAACGCGACGCCGCGGGGAACCCTGCGCCTGCACATCGGCACGCACCTCGCCCGCTTCATCGCGCCGGTGATCGGCGACTTCGTCACACGCTACCCGGCAATTTCGGTGGAACTGACCATCGGCGAGGCTTCGGTGGACATCGTGGACGAAGGATTCGACCTCGCGGTGCACCCGTTGCAGCCGCAGAACACCAGCCTGATCTGCCGGCGGCTGACGCCCTGGCGGCACGTGCTGTGCGCGGCGCCGGCCTATCTGGAAAAGCACGGCATTCCCCAAAACCTGGAGGATCTGGCGAACCATAATTGCCTGCGCTACAGCCATTATCCGTTCGGCAATGAGTGGCGTTTCATCGGACCGGACCAGTCGGGCGTGTCGGCACGGGTGTCCGGCAATCTGGTGACCAACAGCGCGGAAACCCTGCTGCTGGTCGCTTTGAGCGGCGAGGGGCTGCTGCTGCTGCCCAGCTTTATCGTACTGGACGATTTGCGCAACGGAGCCCTGTGCCGGCTGCTGCCGGACCACCGGCCGGTGGAGTTCGCCATCAACGCCATCTATCCGCACCGGGATCACCTGTCCACCAAGGTGAGAACCTTCATCGACCTGTTGGCCGTGCATTTCGCCCGGCATCGCGAATGGCTGAACCCCTTCGACCCCACCTCTGCACGGTCAGAAGCCGGGCCCGACGGGGTGACCCTGCACCAGGACTGA
- a CDS encoding HlyD family secretion protein: MVELTHGEEAGATPAALGARKALKRMALALALLGGVTAAGNAGYRYWTVGRHLESTDDAYVKADHTVIAPKVSGYIAEVLVQDNERVVAGQPLARIDDRDFRVALDQAQADLETAEAAIRNLDAQIVLQRSLIEQEKADVAASEVALVFAQKDNARYSNLMQTGYGTTQRAQQAESTLGQAQAKLRGDRAALVAAENKVAVLVTEQGKAEAQRDRSRSALEQARLNLSYTVIAAPISGTVGARSLRVGQYVQTGTQLMAVVPLQAVYVVANFKETQLTHVHAGQPVEIAVDGFPGVELRGHVDSLSPASGLEFALLPPDNATGNFTKIVQRIPVRIVLDPGPLSGLLRPGMSVEPTIDTRETATPAS, encoded by the coding sequence ATGGTTGAACTCACTCACGGCGAAGAGGCCGGAGCGACGCCTGCCGCGCTCGGCGCGCGCAAGGCGCTGAAGCGCATGGCGCTCGCGCTGGCTCTTCTCGGCGGTGTCACCGCGGCCGGCAACGCCGGCTATCGCTACTGGACGGTCGGTCGGCATCTGGAAAGCACCGACGACGCCTATGTCAAAGCCGATCACACGGTGATCGCGCCCAAGGTGTCCGGCTATATCGCCGAGGTTCTGGTGCAGGACAACGAGCGCGTCGTTGCCGGTCAGCCACTGGCGCGGATCGACGACCGTGATTTCCGCGTTGCGTTGGATCAAGCCCAGGCCGACCTGGAGACGGCGGAGGCGGCGATCCGCAACCTGGACGCCCAGATCGTGCTGCAGCGGTCGCTGATCGAACAGGAGAAAGCCGATGTGGCGGCGAGCGAGGTCGCGCTGGTCTTCGCGCAGAAGGACAATGCACGCTACAGCAACCTGATGCAGACTGGCTACGGCACGACCCAGCGGGCGCAGCAGGCGGAGTCGACCCTGGGACAGGCGCAGGCCAAGCTGCGCGGCGACCGCGCCGCTCTGGTGGCCGCCGAGAACAAGGTCGCGGTGCTGGTCACCGAGCAGGGCAAGGCGGAGGCACAGCGCGACCGAAGCCGCAGCGCGCTGGAACAGGCGCGGCTGAACCTGTCCTACACGGTCATTGCCGCCCCGATCTCCGGCACGGTCGGCGCCCGCTCGCTGCGGGTCGGCCAATATGTGCAGACAGGCACGCAGCTGATGGCCGTAGTGCCGCTGCAGGCGGTCTATGTCGTTGCGAATTTCAAGGAAACCCAGCTGACCCACGTCCATGCCGGGCAGCCGGTGGAGATCGCGGTGGACGGCTTCCCCGGCGTCGAGCTGAGGGGCCATGTGGACAGCCTGTCGCCAGCCAGCGGGCTGGAATTCGCCCTGCTGCCCCCGGACAATGCGACCGGCAACTTCACCAAGATCGTGCAGCGCATCCCCGTGAGGATCGTCCTGGATCCCGGTCCCCTGTCGGGCCTTCTGCGCCCCGGCATGTCGGTCGAGCCGACCATCGACACCCGCGAAACGGCGACGCCCGCAAGCTGA
- a CDS encoding MDR family MFS transporter, which yields MSIPASAGPAGAASTRNWLAVTGSTLGAFMAVLNIQIVNASLADIQGAIGAGIDDGGWISTAYLVAEIVVIPLSGWLAQVFSIRRYLLVNAVLFLVFSVLCAFAANLEQMIVLRAIQGFSGGVLIPMAFTIIITLLPKAQQSTGLALFALSATFAPAIGPTIGGYLTENWGWQYIFYVNLIPGAVMVGLLAFSLDPAPMKLHLLKTGDWPGIVTMAVGLGALQTVLEEGNKEDWFGSPFILRLSVVAAVSLGLFLWIELRSARPLLNLRLLVRRNFGFGILANFMLGVALYGSVFVLPVYLSRIQGYNAEQIGGVLAWTGLPQLLLIPLVPRLMKRFDARLLIAVGFSLFAGSAFMNIAMTASYAADQLLVPNIIRAIGQALVFAPLSAVATAGIEKENAGSASGLFNMMRNLGGAVGIALLQTFLTKREQFHSNILSHAVSLFEPATVARIEQLTRYFQSHGITDPLDAGRRAYVAIGAVVRKQAYVMAFGDAFCLLGAALLVALLATLLLKKPDHLSGGGAH from the coding sequence ATGTCCATTCCTGCCTCAGCCGGCCCGGCCGGCGCTGCCTCCACCCGCAACTGGCTCGCCGTGACCGGTTCGACGCTGGGCGCATTCATGGCGGTGCTCAACATCCAGATCGTCAATGCGTCACTCGCCGACATCCAGGGTGCGATCGGCGCCGGCATCGACGACGGCGGCTGGATCTCCACCGCCTATCTGGTGGCCGAGATCGTTGTGATCCCCCTGAGCGGCTGGCTGGCCCAGGTCTTCTCCATCCGCCGCTATCTGCTGGTTAACGCGGTGCTGTTTCTCGTCTTCTCCGTCCTCTGCGCCTTTGCCGCGAACCTGGAGCAGATGATCGTCCTGCGTGCCATCCAGGGTTTCAGCGGCGGCGTGCTGATCCCGATGGCCTTCACCATCATCATCACGCTTCTGCCCAAGGCGCAGCAGTCCACCGGGCTCGCCCTGTTCGCCCTGTCGGCGACCTTCGCCCCGGCGATCGGGCCGACCATCGGCGGCTATCTGACGGAAAACTGGGGCTGGCAGTACATCTTCTACGTCAATCTGATCCCCGGCGCCGTGATGGTCGGCCTGCTGGCCTTCTCGCTGGACCCCGCGCCCATGAAGCTCCACCTGCTGAAGACCGGCGACTGGCCTGGGATCGTCACGATGGCGGTGGGGCTTGGCGCATTGCAGACCGTGCTGGAAGAAGGCAACAAGGAGGACTGGTTCGGTTCGCCCTTCATCCTGCGCCTGAGCGTCGTGGCGGCGGTCTCGCTGGGACTGTTCCTGTGGATCGAGCTGCGCAGCGCCCGGCCGCTGCTGAACCTGCGGCTGCTGGTGCGGCGCAACTTCGGCTTCGGCATCCTGGCGAACTTCATGCTGGGTGTGGCGCTCTATGGGTCCGTCTTCGTGCTGCCCGTCTACCTGTCGCGCATCCAGGGCTACAATGCGGAACAGATCGGTGGCGTGCTGGCCTGGACCGGGCTGCCGCAGCTTCTGCTGATCCCGCTGGTTCCGCGCCTGATGAAGCGGTTCGATGCGCGCCTGCTGATCGCCGTTGGCTTCTCGCTCTTCGCCGGCAGCGCCTTCATGAACATCGCCATGACCGCCTCCTACGCTGCCGACCAGCTGCTGGTGCCGAACATCATCCGTGCCATCGGGCAAGCGCTGGTCTTCGCGCCGCTGTCGGCGGTGGCGACCGCCGGGATCGAGAAGGAGAACGCAGGCTCCGCCTCCGGCCTGTTCAACATGATGCGGAACCTGGGAGGGGCCGTGGGCATCGCCCTGCTGCAGACCTTCCTGACGAAACGCGAGCAGTTCCACTCCAACATCCTGTCGCACGCGGTGTCGCTGTTCGAGCCGGCGACCGTCGCCCGCATCGAGCAACTGACGCGGTACTTCCAGTCGCACGGCATCACCGACCCGCTCGACGCCGGGCGGCGCGCCTATGTCGCCATCGGCGCGGTGGTGCGCAAGCAGGCCTACGTCATGGCGTTCGGCGATGCCTTTTGCCTGCTTGGTGCCGCCCTGCTCGTCGCCCTGCTCGCGACCCTGCTGCTGAAGAAGCCCGACCATCTGAGCGGGGGCGGCGCCCATTGA
- a CDS encoding adenylate/guanylate cyclase domain-containing protein, whose product MEWLAGDDCHAMDEAAFIAGLGRRLRSVGLPIDRLTLHLRTLHPEILGRTIAWAPNEPVEIHDREHGMEVSAGFLGSPVRRVMDSGETLLVRPTDPTNSPWPLMDVFAGRGLAELLIVPLNTADGPVSAAAFGTVRTRGFSVGERAALDRILPALRNSCELRTLRQVELTLLDTFVGPGTARRILAGHIRRGQMETLRTALMLCDMRGFTSLSNRLPGARVLELLDLYFDQVLPAIASASGEVLKFMGDAVLAFFPGNPPEAACAAALHAAEEVCARLTALAVADPPLAATIALHYGEVSYGNIGSGRRLDFTVIGPDVNLVSRIQAVGSRTDHPLLMSRRFAELLPPDHTTPAGTYSLKGFAEPVDLYERIGSPSDRQPS is encoded by the coding sequence GTGGAATGGCTGGCGGGCGATGATTGCCATGCCATGGACGAAGCGGCGTTCATCGCCGGGCTGGGACGGCGGCTGCGGTCGGTTGGACTGCCCATCGACCGGCTGACGCTCCACTTGCGCACACTCCATCCGGAGATTCTCGGTCGCACCATCGCCTGGGCTCCGAACGAACCGGTGGAAATTCACGACCGGGAGCATGGCATGGAGGTGTCGGCCGGATTCCTCGGCAGCCCGGTGCGGCGGGTGATGGACAGCGGCGAGACGCTTCTGGTGCGGCCGACCGATCCGACGAATTCGCCCTGGCCGCTGATGGACGTCTTTGCCGGGCGCGGCCTTGCCGAACTGCTGATCGTGCCGCTCAACACCGCCGATGGACCGGTCAGCGCCGCCGCCTTCGGCACGGTGAGGACGCGCGGCTTCTCCGTCGGCGAACGCGCCGCGCTGGACCGGATTCTGCCGGCGCTGCGCAACAGCTGTGAACTGCGAACCCTGCGGCAGGTGGAGTTGACACTGCTCGACACATTCGTCGGCCCGGGAACAGCCCGGCGCATCCTGGCCGGCCATATCCGGCGCGGCCAGATGGAGACGCTGCGCACGGCGTTGATGCTGTGCGATATGCGCGGCTTTACGAGCCTGTCGAACCGTTTGCCGGGTGCCCGCGTGCTGGAACTGCTGGATCTCTATTTCGATCAGGTGCTGCCGGCCATCGCGAGCGCCAGCGGCGAGGTCCTGAAGTTCATGGGAGATGCCGTCCTGGCCTTCTTCCCTGGCAACCCGCCGGAAGCGGCCTGCGCGGCGGCGCTGCACGCGGCCGAGGAGGTCTGCGCCCGCCTCACCGCCTTGGCCGTGGCCGATCCGCCGCTGGCTGCGACCATCGCCTTGCATTATGGGGAGGTGAGCTACGGCAACATTGGATCGGGACGGAGGCTGGACTTCACCGTGATCGGACCCGATGTGAATCTGGTCAGCCGCATCCAGGCCGTGGGTAGCCGCACCGACCATCCGCTGCTGATGTCCAGGCGCTTTGCCGAATTGCTGCCGCCTGATCACACTACACCTGCCGGAACCTACAGCTTGAAAGGATTTGCCGAACCGGTCGACCTCTATGAACGGATCGGCAGTCCATCCGACCGACAACCCTCATGA